The Vairimorpha necatrix chromosome 1, complete sequence genome contains a region encoding:
- a CDS encoding histidine-tRNA ligase (HARS1), giving the protein MDLKTPKGTIDYNPEDALLYESLIDKTKQIYKLHGAIPIDTPVFELKSILLNKYGEDTKLIYDLKDNGGEECALRYDLTVPFSRYMTMNKLKKIKRYQIGKVFRRDQPSVKQGRLREFIQSDFDIAGEGLPIMPDSELICCLNRLLKSFDIGKFVIRLSDKRVLFGIFQVCEIPPNLFATVSSSVDKMDKMSIDDINKELKTKGLNDEQINNLNLYIKKSGKEDILDFLASSKVYEICKEAIDELSILLRYCKIMNCEENLLIDLSLARGLDYYTGMILEGRYIGHDMGSVAGGGRYDNLIGTKQSKVPCAGFSIGLTRIFYLIKNRNVNSSVDVFISSSGKIFLEERLRIQNILWDANIKVETFYTKRANVAEHKKYCQKKNIKFLIVLGENELEQDSVILINIETEEKEVVQVETLQSLLKSK; this is encoded by the coding sequence ATGGATCTCAAAACACCAAAGGGCACAATTGATTACAACCCAGAAGACGCTTTATTATATGAATCACTTATtgataaaacaaaacaaatcTATAAACTGCACGGTGCTATTCCTATTGACACACCTGTGTTTGAATTGaaatctattttattaaacaaGTACGGGGAAGATACAAAGCTAATTTATGACTTAAAAGACAATGGTGGAGAAGAATGTGCTCTAAGATATGATCTAACAGTACCTTTTTCACGGTATATGACCAtgaacaaattaaaaaaaataaaaagatatcaAATTGGAAAAGTTTTTAGACGAGATCAACCTAGTGTAAAACAAGGAAGATTGAGGGAATTTATACAATCAGATTTCGATATAGCAGGGGAAGGTCTTCCTATAATGCCTGATTCTGAACTTATTTGTTGTTTAAATAGACTTTTAAAATCCTTTGATATCGGGAAATTTGTTATAAGACTGAGCGATAAACGTGTTTTGTTTGGTATTTTCCAAGTGTGTGAAATTCCTCCTAACTTGTTCGCTACTGTTTCTTCAAGTGTTGATAAAATGGATAAAATGTCCATTGAtgatattaataaagaattaaaaactaAAGGACTTAACGatgaacaaataaataaccTAAAtctatacataaaaaagtCTGGTAAAGAAGATATCTTGGATTTTTTAGCGTCTAGTAAAGTATATGAAATTTGCAAAGAAGCCATTGATGAATTATCTATTTTGCTAagatattgtaaaataatgaaTTGTGAAGAAAATCTCTTAATTGATTTAAGTTTAGCTAGAGGTCTTGATTATTACACGGGCATGATCTTAGAAGGAAGATATATTGGCCATGATATGGGTTCTGTTGCTGGTGGAGGCCGATACGACAACTTAATAGGCACAAAACAAAGCAAGGTTCCATGTGCAGGATTTTCCATAGGACTAACcagaatattttatttaataaaaaatagaaacgTCAATTCTTCAGTGgatgtttttattagttCTTCtggtaaaatttttttggaaGAGAGATTACGtattcaaaatatattatggGATGCCAATATCAAGGTGGAAACATTTTACACCAAGAGGGCCAATGTAGcagaacataaaaaatattgtcaaaaaaaaaatataaaatttttaatagttttGGGGGAGAATGAACTCGAACAAGACAGTGTCatcttaataaatatagaaacTGAAGAAAAGGAGGTGGTGCAAGTAGAAACACTTCAATCTCTTCTTaaatctaaataa